CTTCCAGGGGACTCCGACAGGGAGACCCTTTATCACCATACTTGTTTTTGCTCTGTGCTGAGGGCCTGACAAGCTTGATCACATATGAGGAGGAGGCTGGTAATATTATGGGAGTGAAGGTGTGTCGTGATGCTCCTTCGGTATCTCATCTTTTATTTGCGGATGACTCTCTTATCCTTATGCGAGCAGACGCCACTAATGCTATCAGCCTCCGGTGGGCACTTGATGATTATTGTGCAGCTTCTGGACAAATGGTGAGCGAGGCCAAGTCCAGTATTTTATTTAGTCCTTGCACCCCTGTTGATACTAGAGTGGAGGTTTGCACTACACTAAATACCATGGTGGAAGCCATCACGGATAAATATTTGGGATTGCCTCCAATTGTAGGTGTGGACAGAACAGATTGTTTTCAACACCTCATTGACGGAGTTTTGAGTAGAATAAGAGGTTGGAAGGATAAATTGTTATCCTATGGAGGTAGGGAAGTGCTACTTAAGGCTGTCATACAAGCTATTCCTTCTTACGACATGTTAGTTTTTAAACTACCCAAACAGGTTTGCAATAGTATCACCACAGCTATGTCTAAATATTGGTGGGGAGATGATGATCTGCAAAAACACATGCACTGGTTTgcttggtggaaaatgtgtgtcCCAAAGGAAAAGGGTGCAATGGGTTTTAGAGACTTGCATTGTTTTAATTTGGCTCTTCTCGCAAATCAGTGTTGGAGGTTGTTGTGTGAACCAAATTCTTTATGTGCTAGAGTTTTGAGAGCCAAATATTTTCCTGATGGAGACCTTAACTGCGGCCTTAAGAAGGGTAGTTCTTATACATGGCAGAGTCTATGGAGTGGAATTCAGTCTTTTAAACGAGGGCATATTTGAAGAGTTGGAGATGGGTCACAAATTAACATCTGGGAAGACCCTTGGATACCAAGTAGTCCTACTCGAAAGGTAATGACGCCAAGAGGTAACATTGTGATCACAAAAGTTTATGAACTCATTGATACGGAAAATAGAGTGTGGGATGAACAGTTGATATCGGAGTTGTTTTGGCCTATTGATGTGCAACGCATATTAAACATCCCACTGGCTTTGGGGATGATGGATGATTTTGTGTCATGGCACCATAATAGAAGTGGAATATTTTCGGTTAGATCGACATACCATGAAGAGTGGGAGCATCAACACGAACGAAAGTTGAGGATGACTAACTCTATACAAGCCTCAAGTACTAGTCCAGATTGGCGTACCATTTTGAAATTGTGTGTGCCGACAAAAATCAAAATTCATATATGGAAAACTTTGCTTGGCGCCATCCCTTGTAATGGAGTCCTTGCTAACAGGCATATGATCACAAGCTCTCAATGTCCTCTCTGCACTTCGGATTGTGAGAGTATTAGACATGTCATGTTCTTGTGCCCTAGAGTTCAAGAAATCTGGAGGATATTGGGACTGCAAGATGTGGTTCAGGAGGTGTGTGTGCGCTGGAGAGGGATGGCGGATCGGTGCTGGCTGACCTTTTTCTATCAACGAACAATACCATGGCTCATATGACTGATGTTCAACGCAATGACCTTGTGGCCACTACAGTGTGGTACGTTTGGTGAGAAAGACGCTGCTACACTCATGGTGAATATGTGTATGAACCAAGCAGGTCAGCGCAAGCAATTTTAGCTCTTGCTAAGAATTTTCCAAGGCAAAGTCGAAGCAAGCGAAACTGAGAAGATATGGATGGAGTAAGCCACCAGAGGGAGTTCTCAAACTTAACATCGATGCCACTTTTGATCCTGATAGGGGAACAGGGGGCACGGGTGCAATCTTACAAGACGAAGCTGGTTTCTTCATCACAGCTTCATGCAGTAATATCCCTTTTGGGGAAGACGCGGCGACGGCAGAAGCTAGAGGTATGCGAGATGGGCTCTTACTCGCAAATGAAGTTGTGTGCAATAAAATTTGCGTCGAGTCCAATTGCATGGAGGTCGTCGAAGTCATGCAAGGGGGTGGTAATTCGCTAGGCCCGGCAGCCGCAATTTATGAAGAATGTTCTTTTCTTGCTAGAAATTTTATTTCTATTATGTTTTCCCACTGCCATAGGGAGGCCAATGCGGCGGCAAATTTATCGGCTACAAACTCGGAGTTCTCTCATACAATTGTTTGGAAATCGGAGCCTCCGGGGTTTCTAGTAGATGTATTAACAAACGATGTATCATTTTTTGCGCATGAAATATAAACAGTCATGACGGCTTTCCTTAAAAAAAAGTCTATTTGCTGTTAAAAAAAGGTATAGCGACGGGCATGTGCTGTGGTGGACGGCGAGATGGCAGCAACCCAAGGTTCCCTTATATAAGATAAGATAAGATAATATACAAAAGGGAATCTTATCTTCTATATAAATATGTGCTATTTTGTGGGTGCTCCTGGACTAGTTTTTTTTCTACGGGAGGACTAGTTTGTTTTTTATGGAGAGAAACGCTTAGTAATAATATTAGAAAAATGCAAGTACATACTTTTAGTTATATAAATAATTAGTTGCATTCTTTTGGAGTCTCCAGGTTGGTTAGATTTTTCATTGAGAGAAATCCAACATTCTTATTAACCATGGTAATTATAACGTTGTATATTAACAAAAAAACTTGTAAATGCTTTTACATATAAATCTCATGGTACATGGTCTTATTTCTTATACAAATCGTAAAAATGAGAAATAAATTGTTACATGTGGACAGGCCACAATTTTACTAGAAGAAAACATGGTAAAAAAGTATAGAGGAAATGCTAAAAAAAACTCCTATGGGAATGTATCTCGTAACCCACCCTTGTAATACTACTGGTGCACCGGATGGCGTAGCAACTTCTAAAATGTtggaaaaaatctgaaaaaatatcTAAAATATTGACACAACATTAATGTATGTTAATTGTCACAAAATTTCTTATCACAATTCCATctactcttcttattttttatatatttggttaaactttataaagtttgatttAAAACAAAATGCTAATATGTCAAAAATAAAATGAAAGGGACATAATACACATAAAATGGAAGGGACATAAAATGAAAGGCACATAAAATAAAGGGTTGGAGCCGTCCATCATGCatgggcgtgggcgtgggcgtgggcgtggaCGTAGATAAACACGTCCAGGTCGAGGACGGCGTTCTTGCGTAGCTGCCAGCTCGCCGTCCTCCAGAGCACGTACCCCGTCGCCATCCTGAACCTCCCTGTGCCGCCCACCACCGACAGCTCCCGCAGTGGCTCGACGATGTTGTCGCGGCCGACGACGGCGAAGGTGCTCCCGGAGTAGGGCCCCGCCGTGAGCACCACATTCATGCAGAAGAGCAGCGCCGGGTCGTGCATGGACGCGAACACGTAGGTCCCCTGCGCACGCCCCACGGGCCTCGACGCCGGGTCCGGCCCATCCGTGAGCGCGTCGTCGATCACCACCACCTGCCCGAACCGCAGGGGCGGGTCGCCCCCGAACAGCGATGGCCCCGTGCCGTTCACGACCTCGACCGCCGTGGCGCCCGGGCCGGTGAGCACGTCGTGCATGAACAGGCGCATGCGGGCGGGCCGGGCGGATGCCCCGGCAAGCCATTGCCAGGACGCGGAGAGCAGCACCGCGAGCGCTGCTGAAGAGGCGAAGTACAGGAAGACGAAGAGGGTGCTCCTCTGCTTCGACTTTGCAACAGGCATGATTGGGGATGAATTGTTGAGGTGTGCTACACGTTTGTTGACGTATAAATAGCACGCGCAGATGGTTGGTCAGACACTATGCTCTGTTCGGGTTGATCACAGACCTGCTCCGCCAGCTACACGCGCTGTACGGCTGTGTTTGATTTGACCATAAACCTGCTCCACCAGTAATTTGACGAATGTGCTTTTGCGCATCACACATGTGCCTCTTCAAAGCCTCTCTAACAGGAAATTTTGGCACTTCTGATCATTACTTTGCGCTAGCAACGCATCCATGCTCTCATACACGTCCGTGCCCACTCCCGTGTGCTTGCTACTACATATGCCGCGGGTTCCCGTTTGTGCCTCCAACTCGCTTCCGCCTAGGGATGTCAATTGATAGGGTATGGGCGTGAGTACAATCCTCTTCTACCCAAACTCATATTCATAAGAACTTTTTATACACACGCACTTCAATATCCAccagcaaacatgcccgtgcgttgtaacggAAGAAAATAAATTATCCCTCAAACACACTGGACGGCATTAGCAAAAGtctttttttttaaacggaggcaaaagttttgcctcatccattaaataagggGGAATAGAGTTTGTTACAAGTCACCCAATTACACGACATGCGGACTACTCACACAAAATTAAAGCCCCTAGCTTTTTTGCACCGGTGACGATCCAAAGGTTGGCCTCTGTAGAGATGGAGGAGAGCAAGATTGTCGGTGAGACGCTCTTATGTTTAAAAACTCTTGCGTTACGCTCGTTCCATATTGTCCATGACATGAGCATGGTGAGGGATGCCTTGGCATGTCTGTTTGGCGTGCCGTCGGTGCAAGTACTCATCCACCAATCTTTAACCGAACTAAAGGAGGGCCAAGCGGAAGTGTCTAGCCCGAGTATGTAGTATTTCTCAATGACCAATGACCAAAGCCTTCGAGAGTAGCCCGAGTATGTAGTATTTCTCTTGGAATTTTTCATGATGCTATGCCAAGCAACATGATAAGTGGTgttgtacaaatatttttacatgatGCTACCTAGTTGCTGATATATGTTTACGCCTTTGTTGTCGTTTCTCCTTAGTGATGCCAACAAATATTTTGTTATAATGAAAATAGTAACTATATTTTAGTATTCAATGATAACATGTGCATAAGAGCATTATTTTTGTCTCATTGATTTATGTGTTTGCAACTGTAATCCAAATCAAGACTTAATTTAGTTGCAAAAATATTAGACAGCTCCACTGAAAACAATTAATCTGTAAGGACATGCACGCCAAATATTCAAGGTTGCATATCAACATCGATATTCTTAAGAAATAAACTATGGGCACAATTTCAAACAATATGGAAATGAACGTTAAACCCTTAGTTTACATAAAGCTTGTACAGCAGTTTCGTGTACATCACCGTATATAGGATGATTATTGTGCACTGTGCGAAATAGAGATGATGATTATGTACGTGTTGTAATCTTTAACATATAGTATTTGATAGAAATCAACATCTCATATATAATAGTTTTTTGTGAGAACGTCAAATAATCTTATTTACTCCATTCAAATGAGTTGGAAACATATATAATAGACATTTTCAAAATAGCCCACATAAAGAAGGTATTAAACTATTAATGAAGGTTGCATCCAAAGCGTAATTTTAAAATGATTAACATGCAAGATAATGGCATATTTGGAATCTACATATTTTCTGAGGCATttccatatataatatgttaaatttgaagttagggtttaaaagatatgaatatttACAAACGCATTTTGAATctgccaaaaaaagaaaataaaaagtaaaacagaGTAGCTAGGCCAAAAAGTGCAGCCCATAAGGTACCCTACGCCcataaaaaattcagagagaaaAACAAAGGGGAGTGGGACTCAAACCCAGGTCACAAGAGTGACATTCCAACCAGTAGGATGCCCATGCAGTTTTGTAATATTGGAGGACCACTTCATCTTAACCAATGACAACAACCGATGTGAAAAACAAATCGTGTTCtgttacttcttgagcttgcattggtttttcccttgaagaggaaagggtgatgcagcaaagtagagataagtatttctctcagtttgagaaccaaggtatcaatccagtaggtgacaacacacaaatcaccgaatacctgcacaaacaagcaaacaacttgcacccaacgcgataaaggggttgtcaatcccttcacggttacttgcaaaactgagatctgatggagatagataaaggataaagtaaatatttttggtatttttggtttatagatcggaaagtaaaagcttgcaaaatagtagatcagaaacttatatgatggaaaatagacccgggggacataggtttcactagaggcttctctcaagatagcaaataatacgatgggtgaacaaattgttgtcgagcaattcatagaaaagtgcaaagttatgacgatatctaaggcaatgatcatgaatatagacatcacgtctgtgtcaagtaaaccgaaacgattctgcatctactactattattccacacatcgatcgctatccaacatgcatctagagtattaagtccataaaaaacggagtaacgcattaagtaagatgacatgatgtagaggaattaactcaagcaatatgatgaaaatcacatatttttatcctcgatggcaacaatacaatacgtgtcttgctgcccctactgtcactgggaaaggacaccacaagattaaacccaaagctaagcacttgttccattgcaagaaaacccaatctagttggccaaaccaaaccgatagttcgaagagaattacaaagatatcaaatcatgcataaaaaaattcatagaagactcaaataaaattcttagataagctgatcataaatccacaattcatcggatctcggcaaatacactgcaaaaaagtattacattgaatagatctccaagaacatcgaggaaaacatggtactgagaatcaaagatagagaagaagccgtctagctactagttatggacacataggtctgtgttaaactactcacgcttcgtcGGAAGGGtgatagagttgatgtagaagccctccatgatcaaatccctctccggtagggtgccggaaaaggtccctagatgggatctcatgggtacaaaaggttgcggcggtgaaaaagtattttcgtggatacCTCTGGTGGTTTTagaatatttgggaatatataagcgaaagaattaggtcaggaggtgcacgaggggcccacaagggtgggtgtcgcgccctaccccctgggcatgccctccgtccttgtggccgcctcgtggctcctccgacttcatctccaagtctcatggttttctattggtccaagaaaaatcatcgcgaaggtttcattccgtttggtattccttttctgcgaaactcaaaaacaggggaaaaacaggaactggcactgggctttaggttaataggttcgtcccaaaactaatataaaatagcatattaatgcatataaaatactcaaaacagataatataatagcatggaacagtcgaaaattatagatacattggagacgtatcatgttccCACTTACcggtggcatggtgggtaattattCACATCATCGGGGGCAATTTCagtgacggacgaccagaagcgatagccgctttattattaggtaaataaTAAAGATTGACAGAAATTGACACTCTTACTCATATTCATCGAGTATCCTATACCCAATGGATACCCGGTGAGAAAAATATAGCATTTACATTTTAAACAAGTAATGAAATGGTAGGATTCAAGTTATAATAGGCGATCGGTCTAGTAACTACGTGACATCATATAGTGGGTACTTCTCGGAGATGGCAAGGGAGTACGAGCAGTGGTTGGTGGAAGCCCGACGCATTGGGAGGAAGCGGGAACTAGGGAACGATGGATCGAGAGTTGGACAAGAGTCTTGTGGCGATGAGTCAAGATTTCATCATTTCAAAGAGTCACATAGGACATATGAGGAGTGGTAAGCTGGTGGCTCTAGGCCTATGAGCTATGGCCAATTTAGGGAATACGTGATTTAGGGTTGGATCATAAGAGCTTGATGTTGACCCCACATGTCGTTggagttattttcatttattaaCTTTTGGTGGGTATCCATAGGGTTGTTCATGGGCACAATTTCATACCTATGCCTACCGATATATTGTGTGGGTATGGATACCCATTATCCGTGGGTATAAAATCTCACCAAAGCTTGTCCATGTGCGCTGTTTTCGGATAGAGTCCCACAGGCATCCATAACCATGGGAAAAACTGATATCCCTACTTTCACACTTCCTcatttccttttttttttctttaatGTAATGGTTTGGTTATTTTCTTTCAGAGTTTTGCTTCGGTACATCCTTTGAAAAGTTAACATGAATCTTAAAGTAACTTAAAAGAGTATTCTCGTACATTCATGATCAATTATTTCTAATCTATTCTTCCATTGATCAAATAAGGGTCCACCTTTGCATCAAAATCTGTAAACTTTTCTGGGGGTTATACCGAAGCAAAACTCCTTCCATTATAGAAGTGATGGAAATACGCCTAGCCTGGTTCTAAAAAGTGTCGTTGTCCCGTGGTCTTGCTTCACCTCACTTTGTCAATCTATTTTGTACCTGATCTTTTCTCCATGTTGGCTGATGACGTAAATGTTGGTCGTCCCTGAAAACATTTGATGTTGTGTCTCAACTTCGACCGATGAAGCTGAAAGATACTCTTTTTCTCTAGTTGTGTAGGGCATGTGTTCCCCGAAAAATGCCAACGGTGTCCGAGCTCCTTGGTGCCCGTGTTTAAAACACCATTTTCTACAACGCAtaaagtttcaaatattttttaaacATGCATACACGTGTAAACTATGCATGTGTGAAACTTCATAACATTTTACTTACACATGTGATCTAccaaaaaagacaaatatgtatTTTCAAATTGACCGTTCTTTTGTTGGGCCGGAATTTGTTTTTTTTGTACATCTTACAAATTGTTATTTTTTTCTAACGGAATTTGATGGATCTGTAATGAACACATACAAGTTTTcatggattttttttaattttctaaaTATGGTttttgattattattatttttaatgcGGGCCTCCATGGTGCCCGAGCACCATAAGTCCACACTCATGTGTTTCCTTCCTCTACATGTGCTTTGaaggtgttagactgtatttatacATGGCTTCTGTATATTGTATTGTACACTTCATGTACCCTTATATATAGGTAAAATTGTGTCTACCATAGTTTGCCCCGGAACTAGTTAAGGGTCGCTAAACTTTTAATAGTTTAAAAATTAtctaaaaatatgaaataaatatgagAGCATCTCTCTAATGTAATAAGATGATCCTACGGAGGGATTGTCAAAATATGCATCTATGTGTCCTCGGCAAAAATAataagcatttcagctcactgcgatataaatatatactgaactatttgtttttttgtccaggacacatacAGTCGTTTTTTTTTTAATCCCTCCGTTgaatcatgttatattataggtgtgttggtttagtatttttttcagaACTTTTAAGAATTTTTGCACCGTTGAAACCCTTAACTACTTCTGTGGCAAGcactataatatatatatatatatatatatatatatatatatatatatatatatatatatatatatatatatatatatgagatagtCATACCCATTATGGATGTCGAGCAGTTTCCCAAACCCTAAGTCTAATATGGTATCAGACTAAGTCGATCGATATCTTTCGCTGCCCCGATCGCTCCTGTTCCCACACCTACTGCCTCTGCCCTACTTGTCCCGATCGCCGTCGCCTCGGCCGCCGCTGTCGCTCAAGCCGTTGATACCCAGGCCGTCGCTGCTCACGCCACCGCCGCATCTCCGTTCCTAATGTCGCACCCCctgagagcaactctagcagaccccgcatccggccAGCCCGCAAAATGCGTTTGCGGTTCGTGGAAAACGGCCTTTGCGGGCTGGCTCGGACGGCCGCAGATGCAGACCCCCAAACGGACCCGTATAAAAGGATATTCGTGGAATATACTTTTTTATGGATCGGCTTTTGCGGGGTCTACTCGGACACCGCCGCGTCGACCCGCAAAAAGAAAACGCCCAATTCTCGCATTTGGCATAGGTTCCCAtaaataagttcaaattcaaaacaaCATAACACAGTTTACGCGCAAATAAAAGCCAAGTTTAGTAGGACAAACGCAAAAAGAGGGTCTTGCGAAAGTGACGCCCACGTCAGGCATCATCTTGGTCGATCTTCACTTCACGCCATCgagtccatcttgaagttcatcgCCACCACCAAATCCACCTCCGACACTTGTTCCAACTCCCACACCAAAATCATCAACATTGGcaccatatggagcagagaaaacatctTCGGAATTGTAACACACACCGGCCGACGcaaccattctcctcttcaagatttctctccttaccatatcatgccatgttttggtgaggtCGTCCATACCATTGCGGTTCATTGACATAATATTGTTCTCTTTGGCGAGCAACTTGGACATGGCTTTGTTTTCAACGGCGcgtgctcttctctcctcaatgggagctttgcgcagcccctcttcctTAAGCAATTTACACTTTTCATGCTTCTcctttgccttcttctcggccaactctttctttatctccaacgacttcaacaacatcaaCTCGTTTGATTGCGCCATGCATGGCATCAATCTTCTTcctcaagctcgatgcttcttgctctctcttcatcttctccttagtcttcttgtcgccatcgggcttgtttaaatttcttgggccatcatcatcctcatcttcatccatgtttgtaagtgagcctctcttcggtggggattctttgttgatcaacttccacttctcgcacttttggagcaagtcccaacaatgctctagtttgaagAATTTGCCTTCCGAAGCTTTCATGTCTTTGTATCTATGTTGGGCAATCTTTTCCTACACAATGTGAACAAAATGAAATGATGCAATCATTTCATATGATGCAATATGATGATGCACAACTTGAATAAAGGCaaaacaaactcacatagtcggattcCATGGTTCCACTTGAAGGTGCATTGCGTACTTactccaagcaagctgcccaacggctgcacataggcttgatCACCTCCCAACGCCCTTGAAGCGACCGAAATATGTGTGTAGTCCTATTGGGGTACTTTGCCATCGTGCGGAAGTATTGATCCTCGAACCTTTGCCAATACctcttggcggtttgagaagtacccgtgcatgcatcaagagacaccgcactccatgcaTTGATCAGAacttgatcttccaagatcgtgtagttcttcgatctctGGCTTTTCCCAGTTTTTGTTTGCGATTGCTCATACGCTTCCGCTTCAATCTCCTCTAATTCCTCCTCACAACCATGATTGTCCACGCCGCCCTCCATTTCATTATAGTCGAATGTGGCGAAtggggcttgatcaatgtcaacggcgttggtgtccaacaagttcatGAACTCAGCAGTTGCATTGTTCGGACCACCGCTATAGTGAATGACAACAAGTCACAAGGTATCGAAAAATGGCGTAAAGCAAAGAAAATTGCCATGACTGAAGacgcataccttccggccattttgTCAAACACCTCGCTTGCGGGGGGAGCAGTACCGTTGAGCGGCATCGCCGGGGCACCTCTTTCCGGGGCGGAGTGAGCAGATGAAGGAGGCGGCTTCTTTGTAGCCGGAATCCTCTTCCTCTTGCCTCCGGCGGTCTTGGCGACCTTCTCCGCTGCCGGCCGAGATCGCGCAGCAGCTTtggcgcccggagcgcgggccTTCGCGGCGGGGGCTGCCGGATTCCCGCCCTGCATGACCACGTTGCCATGCCGCTTGTGGGCAGGCGCGACATTACCTTGGGCGAcggcggggccaacatggccggcgacgagatccgttCGAGGGGAAGGAGTGTGCGCGCCCTCGGCGGTGATGGGGGGCAGCAGGGAGTCATCCATGGCGGGGAAGGACGGCCGGGGAAGATGCACCGGGGCGTGCGGTGgcggggcaatggtggcggagggtgggGGAGCAGGAAAGGCCGCGCGGAAATGCCCCTCCTGCCAAATCTCGCTGCGGATAGGGGCTGAGCTTGGGTCTCCTCCTAGCCCGTGAATCTAGAGGTTGGGGGAGATGTTTTGCCGCGCCCCACAAAAATATTTTGCGGGTAGGGGCGGGatgcagggtctgctagagatgctctgatCTCTGTTGCTGGTAACTCCGTGGCGGTCACCGCGGCGGACGTCGCTGATTCGTCGTCTTCAGCAAACGGGGTCAACGTAGCCCCGCCGCCCGTCTATGAGGCCtcgcttctgttggggaacgtagtaattcaaaaaaatcctacgatcatgcaagatctaactagaagatgcatagaaacgagaggggagagtgtgtccacgtaccctcgtagatcgaaagcggaagcatttagtaacgcggttgatgtagtcgaaagtcttcatgatccaaccgattcaggcaccgaacgtacgacacctccgtgttcagcatgcgttcagcatgatgacgtccctcgagctcttgatccagttgaggacaagggagagttctgtcagcacgatgacgtggtgacggtggcaaatcctaatcttgatatatgccaacccaataaacaccttcggagacacctgtagagtatctttataatgacccagttacgttgtgatgtttgatagcatacaaggtgttcctccggtattcgggagttgcataatctcatagtcagaggaatatgtataagtcatgaagaaagcaatagcaataaaacttaacaatcattatgctaagctaacggatgggtcttgtccatcacatcattcttctaatgatgtgatcacgttcatcaaatgacaacacatgtctatggtcaggaaacttaaccatctttgattaacgagctagtcaagtagaggcatactagggacactttgttttgtctatgtatccacacatgtatcaagcttccggttaatacaattctagcatgaataataaaaatttatcatgatataaggaaatataaataacaactttattattgcctctagggcatatttccttcagtctcccacttgcactagagtcaataatctagttcacatcgtcttgtgatttaacaccaatagttcacatctaaatgtgattagttcacatcgccatgtgactaatacccaaagggttttactagagtcaataatccagttcagatcgctatgtgattaacacccaaagagtactaaggtgtgatcatgttttgcttgtgaaagaagcttagtcaatgggtctgtcacattcagagccatatgtattttgcaaattttctatgtctacaatgttgtgcatagagctactctagctaattgctcccactttcaatatgtatccagattgaga
The window above is part of the Triticum aestivum cultivar Chinese Spring chromosome 2A, IWGSC CS RefSeq v2.1, whole genome shotgun sequence genome. Proteins encoded here:
- the LOC123191534 gene encoding dirigent protein 1-like; translated protein: MPVAKSKQRSTLFVFLYFASSAALAVLLSASWQWLAGASARPARMRLFMHDVLTGPGATAVEVVNGTGPSLFGGDPPLRFGQVVVIDDALTDGPDPASRPVGRAQGTYVFASMHDPALLFCMNVVLTAGPYSGSTFAVVGRDNIVEPLRELSVVGGTGRFRMATGYVLWRTASWQLRKNAVLDLDVFIYVHAHAHAHAHA